A window of the Corallococcus exiguus genome harbors these coding sequences:
- a CDS encoding carotenoid oxygenase family protein — protein sequence MTTAMKQTMSSSAPGWLRAFRTLPRQHGFEPLRVEGQVPEGLRGSLYRVGPWTFDVHGRAYQHWFDGDGGMLGVRFGADGVTGASRLLDTPTMVAEREAHSQRYGAYGTPTPLLHKLRNVRKNSANTSVMAWNGKLYALFEGSIPVEVSQDDLSTLGETDFDGTVVETFSAHPHRVPSRKASYNFGIRYGRETLADLYALPDGGKAQRLGAVKLPGATMVHDFIATDRYLLFFLSPLRLNLFRMLLRMGTYSENLRWKPEAGTEVLVVPIDDVAHPVRITTDAFYLWHFGNAYEQGDTLVVDYVRYPDFTTNQWLGELVHGATSLDAKGMLHRAVVDLKARTFRTEQRLDVSCEFPRVAPGVVNRENQTVYVGTHRSDEARRGLFDGVARVDVATGRMTTASLGEGTYPSEPIFVSRPGGSAEDDGWVLTQVFDAKSDTSHIAVLDARHLEDGPVARCHFDHALPPTFHGGFAPAK from the coding sequence ATGACGACCGCGATGAAGCAGACGATGTCCTCCTCCGCGCCGGGCTGGCTGCGGGCGTTCCGCACGCTCCCCCGCCAGCACGGCTTCGAGCCGCTGCGGGTGGAGGGCCAGGTGCCGGAGGGGCTGCGGGGTTCGCTGTACCGGGTGGGGCCGTGGACGTTCGACGTGCATGGCCGGGCGTACCAGCACTGGTTCGACGGGGACGGCGGGATGCTGGGCGTGCGCTTCGGCGCGGACGGGGTGACGGGCGCGTCGCGGCTGCTGGACACGCCCACGATGGTCGCGGAGCGCGAGGCGCACTCGCAGCGCTACGGCGCGTACGGCACGCCCACGCCGCTGCTGCACAAGCTTCGCAACGTGCGAAAGAACTCCGCGAACACGTCCGTGATGGCGTGGAACGGCAAGCTGTACGCGCTCTTCGAGGGCAGCATCCCGGTGGAGGTGTCCCAGGACGACCTGTCCACGCTGGGTGAGACGGACTTCGACGGCACGGTGGTGGAGACGTTCTCCGCGCACCCGCACCGCGTTCCGTCGCGCAAGGCGTCCTACAACTTCGGCATCCGCTACGGCCGCGAGACGCTGGCGGACCTCTACGCGCTGCCGGATGGCGGCAAGGCGCAGCGGCTGGGCGCGGTGAAGCTGCCGGGCGCGACCATGGTGCACGACTTCATCGCCACGGACCGCTACCTCCTCTTCTTCCTGTCACCGCTGCGCCTGAACCTCTTCCGCATGCTGCTGCGGATGGGCACGTACTCGGAGAACCTGCGGTGGAAGCCGGAGGCGGGCACGGAGGTGCTGGTGGTGCCCATCGATGACGTGGCGCACCCGGTGCGCATCACCACGGATGCCTTCTACCTGTGGCACTTCGGCAACGCGTACGAGCAGGGCGACACGCTGGTGGTGGACTACGTGCGCTATCCCGACTTCACGACGAACCAGTGGCTGGGCGAGCTGGTGCACGGCGCCACGTCCCTGGACGCGAAGGGCATGCTGCACCGGGCGGTGGTGGACCTGAAGGCACGCACCTTCCGCACGGAGCAGCGGCTGGACGTGAGCTGCGAATTCCCCCGCGTGGCCCCCGGCGTCGTGAACCGCGAGAACCAGACGGTCTACGTGGGCACGCACCGCAGCGACGAGGCCCGGCGCGGCCTCTTCGACGGCGTGGCGCGCGTGGACGTGGCCACGGGCCGCATGACGACGGCGTCCCTGGGCGAGGGCACCTACCCCTCCGAGCCCATCTTCGTCTCCCGCCCCGGCGGAAGCGCCGAGGACGACGGCTGGGTGCTCACGCAGGTGTTCGACGCGAAGTCGGACACGTCCCACATCGCCGTGCTGGACGCGCGCCACCTGGAGGACGGCCCCGTGGCGCGCTGCCACTTCGACCACGCCCTGCCCCCGACGTTCCACGGCGGCTTCGCGCCCGCGAAATGA
- a CDS encoding aminopeptidase: MANSKSKHRRVQMKIRQHWKKRIKKQKEAAKTAAAEGKKK; this comes from the coding sequence ATGGCCAACAGCAAGAGCAAGCACCGCCGCGTGCAGATGAAGATCCGTCAGCACTGGAAGAAGCGGATCAAGAAGCAGAAGGAAGCCGCCAAGACCGCAGCCGCCGAAGGCAAGAAGAAGTAG
- a CDS encoding DmpA family aminopeptidase, producing MVRIPEENGPRVRARELGLPLGRFKPGKYNAITDVEGVLVGHTTIIEGSGPLRPGYGPVRTGVTAILPNLGNIFMERMSGGGFVLNGAGEVSGMTQLMEWGLIETPILLTNTMAVGAVSDGVANYLVQRYPGIGDEHDVIIPVVGECDDSWLNDVSGRHVRQEHVFAAINAAKSGPVQEGNVGGGTGMVTCDFKGGIGTSSRKLPEVLGGYTLGVLVMSNFGKMHNLRVGGLPVGEVLVEKFKNTPHRGKSYGSIIAVVATDAPLLSHQINRLCKRVGLGIGRVGSYAAHGSGEIVVGFSTANIIPRRTQKMVYKMKILLDQRLDPLYEAVMEATEEAILNAMCMAEPMTGVNDNYSPALPLDEVRRFVDACRPIFASVKKRPHQTSAPASKERPSDEDREGEVTLGSALPTQVRGAEGIPFPTRPAPNEPPPDGAPGPSPEANAAPVPGDPEGSSSGSP from the coding sequence ATGGTGCGGATACCGGAAGAGAATGGGCCGAGGGTCCGGGCGCGGGAGCTGGGGCTTCCGCTGGGGCGCTTCAAGCCGGGGAAGTACAACGCCATCACCGACGTGGAAGGCGTGTTGGTGGGCCACACCACCATCATCGAAGGCTCGGGGCCGTTACGCCCCGGCTACGGTCCGGTGCGCACGGGCGTCACGGCCATCCTGCCCAACCTGGGCAACATCTTCATGGAGCGCATGAGTGGAGGCGGGTTCGTGCTCAACGGCGCGGGCGAGGTCTCCGGCATGACGCAGCTCATGGAGTGGGGCCTTATCGAAACGCCCATCCTCCTCACCAACACCATGGCCGTGGGCGCCGTGTCCGACGGCGTGGCCAACTACCTCGTCCAACGCTACCCGGGCATCGGTGACGAGCACGACGTCATCATCCCCGTGGTGGGCGAGTGCGACGACTCGTGGCTCAACGACGTCTCCGGCCGCCACGTGCGCCAGGAGCACGTCTTCGCCGCCATCAACGCCGCGAAGTCCGGGCCGGTGCAGGAGGGCAACGTCGGCGGCGGCACCGGCATGGTGACGTGCGACTTCAAGGGCGGCATCGGCACGTCGTCGCGCAAGCTGCCGGAGGTGCTGGGCGGCTACACGCTGGGCGTGCTCGTCATGTCCAACTTCGGGAAGATGCACAACCTGCGCGTGGGCGGCCTGCCCGTGGGCGAAGTGCTGGTGGAGAAGTTCAAGAACACCCCCCACCGCGGCAAGTCCTACGGCTCCATCATCGCCGTGGTCGCCACGGACGCGCCGCTCCTGAGCCATCAGATCAACCGCCTCTGCAAGCGCGTGGGCCTGGGCATTGGCCGGGTGGGCAGCTACGCGGCGCACGGCTCGGGTGAAATCGTGGTGGGCTTCTCCACCGCGAACATCATCCCCAGGCGCACCCAGAAGATGGTCTACAAGATGAAGATCCTCCTGGATCAGCGTCTGGACCCCCTCTACGAGGCCGTGATGGAGGCCACGGAGGAGGCCATCCTCAACGCCATGTGCATGGCGGAGCCCATGACGGGGGTGAACGACAACTACTCGCCGGCGCTGCCCCTGGACGAGGTCCGCCGCTTCGTGGACGCCTGCCGTCCCATCTTCGCCTCGGTGAAGAAGCGCCCCCACCAGACGAGCGCCCCGGCCTCCAAGGAGCGCCCCAGCGACGAGGACCGGGAGGGGGAGGTGACGCTGGGCAGCGCCCTGCCCACCCAGGTCCGCGGCGCGGAGGGCATTCCCTTCCCGACCCGTCCGGCCCCCAACGAACCCCCTCCGGACGGGGCGCCAGGGCCCTCGCCGGAAGCGAACGCGGCGCCTGTCCCGGGGGACCCCGAGGGTTCCTCTTCCGGGAGCCCGTAG
- a CDS encoding TetR/AcrR family transcriptional regulator — MDVDAGNFARRMVKSRRRQWAHEEARTVATRGKRKQAAEAPEDKGRYHHGDLRQALVDAAVVLIAEEGFGALSLREVARRAGVTHAAPYRHFADKEALLEAVAHEGFRAMAREMRERMAPHTGPLERLYAAGEAYVLFAMRHPPHFRVMFGPHFTRPMSPPPEPEGEQGAFTLLVSSIEAGQAAGLLRPGESRPLTLTAWSLVHGLASLFVDQQLGESQQGAEAAEALARVQTRLLVEGLKPPARG; from the coding sequence ATGGATGTTGACGCTGGCAACTTCGCGCGGCGGATGGTCAAGTCACGCAGGCGACAGTGGGCGCATGAGGAGGCACGGACGGTGGCGACGCGGGGCAAGCGGAAGCAGGCGGCGGAGGCACCCGAGGACAAGGGCCGCTACCACCATGGAGACCTGCGCCAGGCGCTGGTGGACGCGGCGGTGGTGCTCATCGCCGAGGAGGGCTTCGGCGCGCTGTCCCTGCGGGAGGTGGCCCGGCGGGCGGGCGTCACCCACGCGGCGCCGTACCGGCACTTCGCGGACAAGGAGGCGCTGCTGGAGGCGGTGGCGCACGAGGGCTTCCGCGCCATGGCGCGCGAGATGCGCGAGCGCATGGCCCCGCACACCGGACCCCTGGAGCGGCTGTACGCGGCGGGCGAGGCCTACGTGCTGTTCGCCATGCGCCACCCTCCGCACTTCCGGGTGATGTTCGGCCCGCACTTCACCCGGCCCATGTCACCACCCCCGGAGCCGGAAGGAGAGCAGGGTGCCTTCACGTTGCTGGTGAGCAGCATCGAGGCCGGACAGGCGGCGGGCCTCCTGCGCCCCGGCGAGTCGCGGCCCCTCACGCTCACCGCGTGGTCGCTCGTGCACGGGCTCGCCTCGCTGTTCGTGGATCAGCAGCTCGGTGAGTCGCAGCAGGGCGCGGAGGCCGCGGAGGCGCTCGCCCGCGTGCAGACGCGGCTGCTCGTCGAGGGGCTGAAGCCACCCGCACGCGGCTGA